The proteins below are encoded in one region of Sphingopyxis sp. YR583:
- the proS gene encoding proline--tRNA ligase → MVKHALSVTRQADFAAWYQEVIAEADLAEESGVRGCMVIKPWGYGIWERIQTIMDAGIKDMGVQNCYFPLFIPLSFFEKEADHVDGFAKEMAVVTHHRLIQDGKGKLIPDPEAKLEEPLIVRPTSETVIGAAMSRWVQSWRDLPLRVNQWANVVRWEMRTRMFLRTAEFLWQEGHSAHDSKEDALAETMRALELYRSVAEGALALPVIAGEKPENERFPGAAATYSIEAMMQDGKALQAGTSHYLGTGFAEAANIRFQDKEGGHSLCHTVSWGFSTRTIGAVIMTHGDDDGLRCPPRIAPHQIVIVPMLRDNEEDQAILDYCASLEKELKALDAFREPVRVLLDTNANKAQTKRWGWVKKGAPIILEIGPRDVAGGNVAVIRRDRLYKDDGKLNSAFVPRGEFVAAAVATLGEIQDNLYAEAKERLHANIRRDVTDLAAHYAGEDKFTGWVEVQWSRPTDAVLDGIVEQLKALKLTMRNTPLDADPADGACFFTGEPAVERVLIGRTY, encoded by the coding sequence ATGGTCAAACATGCGCTCAGCGTAACCCGGCAGGCCGACTTTGCGGCCTGGTATCAGGAAGTCATTGCCGAAGCCGACCTCGCCGAGGAATCGGGCGTCCGCGGTTGCATGGTGATCAAGCCGTGGGGCTATGGCATATGGGAACGGATCCAGACGATCATGGATGCCGGTATCAAGGACATGGGCGTCCAGAACTGTTATTTCCCGCTATTCATCCCCTTGAGCTTCTTTGAGAAGGAAGCCGATCATGTCGATGGTTTCGCAAAGGAAATGGCGGTCGTCACGCACCACCGGCTGATCCAGGACGGCAAGGGCAAACTGATCCCCGATCCCGAAGCGAAGCTGGAAGAACCGCTGATCGTCCGCCCGACGTCGGAAACCGTGATCGGCGCGGCGATGAGCCGCTGGGTCCAGTCGTGGCGCGACCTGCCGCTGCGCGTCAACCAGTGGGCGAATGTCGTGCGTTGGGAAATGCGGACACGCATGTTCCTGCGCACCGCCGAATTCCTCTGGCAGGAAGGCCATAGCGCGCACGACAGCAAGGAAGATGCGCTCGCCGAGACGATGCGCGCGCTCGAACTCTATCGTAGTGTTGCCGAAGGCGCGCTCGCGCTGCCCGTGATCGCAGGCGAAAAGCCCGAGAACGAACGCTTCCCGGGGGCGGCCGCGACCTATTCGATCGAAGCGATGATGCAGGACGGCAAGGCGTTGCAGGCCGGGACGTCGCATTATCTGGGGACGGGCTTTGCCGAGGCGGCGAATATCCGCTTTCAGGACAAGGAGGGCGGCCACAGCCTCTGCCACACCGTCAGTTGGGGTTTTTCGACCCGCACCATCGGCGCCGTCATCATGACGCATGGCGACGACGACGGCCTGCGTTGCCCGCCGCGGATCGCGCCGCACCAGATTGTGATCGTGCCGATGCTCCGCGACAATGAGGAGGATCAGGCGATCCTCGACTATTGCGCCTCGCTTGAAAAGGAATTGAAGGCGCTCGACGCGTTCCGCGAGCCGGTGCGTGTGCTGCTCGACACCAACGCCAACAAGGCGCAAACCAAGCGCTGGGGCTGGGTAAAGAAAGGCGCGCCGATCATTCTCGAAATCGGCCCGCGCGACGTCGCCGGCGGCAATGTCGCGGTGATCCGCCGCGACCGGCTTTACAAGGACGACGGCAAGCTCAACAGCGCATTCGTGCCACGCGGAGAATTCGTCGCGGCCGCGGTCGCGACGCTCGGCGAGATCCAGGACAATCTCTACGCCGAGGCGAAGGAACGTCTTCATGCCAACATCCGCCGCGATGTCACTGATCTTGCGGCGCATTATGCCGGCGAGGACAAGTTCACCGGTTGGGTCGAGGTGCAATGGTCGCGCCCGACCGACGCGGTCCTCGACGGGATTGTCGAGCAGTTGAAGGCGCTCAAGCTGACGATGCGCAACACACCGCTCGATGCCGATCCCGCCGATGGCGCCTGCTTCTTCACGGGCGAGCCCGCGGTCGAACGCGTGCTCATCGGGCGGACCTATTAA
- a CDS encoding ribonuclease R family protein, with translation MAKRQKPAGLPTPDQILRFIEESKDAVGKREIAKHFALHGNEKIALKALLKDMTDEGLVDLAPGRAFHKHGGLPRVTVLRIVAIEGSNLWAVPDRWEGAGPAPRLRVMEQGRRGALGVGDRILARTEDRGSGHVAHPMKRLAASAETVIGVLVEDVGPGGKPMIWLRPADKRARYDFAVAVKGDADIGDLVRAELTGRGAAIKAKVIDRIGDPFAPKSLSMIAIARHEIPHIFGTETLAEAEKAANLPLTSDGREDLRDLPIVAIDPIDARDHDDAVWAIPDDEPGNKDGFRAIVAIADVSYYVRPDGDLDREARRRGNSVYFPDQVVPMLPETLSAGVCSLKAGQDRAAMACHLVIDKHGKVTSWRFARALVRLRANIAYEHAQAAYDADAARDEWDADVLPTLKNLWACWALLAKARAARAPLDLDLPERQVILDEQGRIAEIRVRDRLDSMRLIEDYMIAANVAAAKALEAKKSPVMYRIHEPPSREKLVGLKDYLETFEQSFSLGQVITPAVFNRLIDGFSEDDRLPEIMQAILRSQTQAYYGPANAGHFGLALGSYAHFTSPIRRYADLIVHRALVDSYKLEVPGKPKGLPARTGLGEADAKGLSRIGEAISALERRAMEAERETVDRYVAAYLASKTGEIIVARITGVQPFGFFATVDGLGGDGLVPVSTLGSERFFYDEAARSLDSEHGRVSYTTGQRIELRLMDANPVSGALRFELPDAPEGGFRNRPPRRDGVKGKGPGKDKAGKHMVGKRGRPANIKHKGKRR, from the coding sequence TTGGCGAAACGGCAAAAACCTGCCGGGTTGCCGACGCCCGACCAGATTCTTCGCTTTATCGAAGAGAGCAAGGATGCGGTCGGCAAGCGCGAGATCGCGAAACATTTCGCGCTCCACGGTAACGAGAAGATCGCGCTGAAGGCGCTGCTCAAGGACATGACCGACGAGGGGCTCGTCGATCTGGCTCCGGGGCGCGCCTTTCACAAACATGGCGGTTTGCCGCGCGTAACGGTGCTGCGTATCGTCGCGATCGAGGGCAGCAACCTCTGGGCGGTGCCCGATCGTTGGGAAGGCGCCGGTCCCGCACCGCGCCTGCGTGTGATGGAACAGGGCCGTAGGGGCGCACTCGGCGTCGGTGACCGCATCCTTGCGCGCACCGAGGATCGCGGCAGCGGCCATGTCGCGCATCCGATGAAGCGGCTCGCGGCAAGCGCCGAGACGGTGATCGGCGTCCTGGTCGAAGATGTCGGCCCTGGCGGCAAGCCGATGATCTGGCTGCGCCCCGCCGACAAGCGCGCGCGCTATGACTTTGCCGTCGCCGTCAAGGGCGATGCCGATATCGGCGATCTTGTTCGCGCCGAACTCACCGGGCGCGGCGCGGCGATCAAGGCGAAGGTCATCGACCGGATCGGCGATCCTTTCGCCCCCAAATCGCTGAGCATGATCGCGATCGCACGGCACGAAATTCCGCATATCTTCGGCACCGAGACGCTCGCCGAGGCGGAAAAGGCGGCGAACCTGCCGCTCACCTCCGACGGACGCGAGGACCTGCGCGACCTGCCGATCGTTGCCATCGATCCGATCGACGCGCGCGACCATGACGATGCCGTCTGGGCGATCCCCGATGACGAACCGGGCAACAAGGACGGTTTCCGCGCGATCGTCGCGATCGCCGACGTCAGCTATTATGTCCGCCCCGACGGCGACCTCGACCGCGAGGCGCGGCGGCGCGGCAACAGCGTCTATTTCCCCGACCAGGTCGTGCCGATGTTGCCCGAAACGCTGTCGGCAGGCGTCTGCTCGCTGAAAGCCGGGCAGGACAGGGCGGCGATGGCGTGCCACCTTGTCATCGACAAGCATGGCAAAGTGACGTCATGGCGTTTCGCACGCGCGCTCGTCCGGCTGCGTGCGAACATCGCTTATGAACATGCGCAGGCGGCCTATGACGCCGATGCTGCGCGCGATGAATGGGACGCCGACGTGCTCCCGACGCTGAAGAATCTGTGGGCCTGCTGGGCGCTGCTCGCAAAAGCCCGTGCGGCGCGTGCACCGCTCGATCTCGACCTCCCCGAACGTCAGGTAATCCTCGACGAGCAAGGCCGCATCGCCGAAATCCGCGTCCGCGACCGGCTCGATTCGATGCGGCTGATCGAGGATTATATGATCGCGGCGAATGTCGCGGCGGCCAAGGCGCTTGAGGCGAAGAAATCGCCCGTCATGTACCGCATCCACGAACCGCCGAGCCGCGAGAAGCTGGTTGGCCTTAAGGATTATCTTGAAACCTTCGAACAGAGTTTCTCGCTCGGGCAAGTGATCACGCCGGCCGTGTTCAACCGCCTGATCGACGGCTTTTCCGAAGATGACCGGTTGCCCGAGATCATGCAGGCGATCTTGCGCAGCCAGACGCAGGCCTATTACGGCCCCGCGAATGCCGGCCATTTCGGTTTGGCGCTGGGCTCCTACGCGCATTTCACCTCGCCGATCCGCCGCTACGCCGACCTGATCGTCCACCGCGCGCTCGTCGACAGCTACAAACTCGAAGTGCCCGGCAAGCCCAAGGGACTGCCCGCGCGCACCGGCCTCGGCGAAGCCGACGCCAAGGGCCTGTCGCGCATCGGCGAGGCGATCAGTGCACTCGAACGCCGAGCGATGGAGGCAGAGCGCGAGACCGTCGACCGCTATGTCGCCGCCTATCTTGCGAGCAAGACCGGCGAGATTATCGTCGCGCGCATCACCGGCGTCCAGCCCTTCGGCTTTTTCGCGACCGTCGACGGGCTTGGCGGCGATGGGCTGGTGCCAGTCTCGACGCTCGGCAGCGAACGCTTTTTCTATGACGAAGCCGCGCGCAGCCTCGACAGCGAGCATGGCCGCGTCAGCTATACGACCGGGCAGCGAATCGAACTGCGGTTGATGGATGCGAACCCCGTCAGCGGCGCGCTGCGTTTCGAGCTTCCCGATGCGCCCGAGGGCGGCTTTCGCAATCGCCCGCCGCGCCGCGATGGCGTGAAAGGGAAGGGGCCAGGGAAAGACAAGGCGGGCAAGCATATGGTCGGCAAACGTGGCCGGCCGGCGAATATCAAGCACAAGGGCAAGCGCCGGTAG
- a CDS encoding helix-turn-helix domain-containing protein has translation MQVAPLGEQLREWRTRRRMSQMDLALDTEMSTRHLSFIETGRSKPSAQMLQRIADCLDVPHRARNALLLAAGYAPDYQERALDSTEMAGMRAIVEHVLKGHEPYPALAVDRHWNMVAANDAIAILIEQVSPALLAPPVNVLRIALHPEGLAPQIVNHGEWRAHILHRLGLQIEASADAGLIALRAELTGYTVEANDNGVAHANGIAVPLILDTIAGRISFVSTVTIFGTPVDITLSELAIEAFFPADAESAALLRKLAER, from the coding sequence ATGCAAGTCGCACCGCTGGGCGAACAATTGCGCGAATGGCGCACGCGCCGCCGGATGAGCCAGATGGACCTTGCGCTCGATACCGAAATGTCGACGCGCCACCTGAGCTTTATCGAAACGGGACGCTCGAAACCGAGCGCGCAAATGTTGCAGCGGATCGCCGATTGCCTCGACGTGCCGCATCGCGCGCGTAATGCCCTGCTGCTGGCGGCGGGTTATGCCCCCGACTATCAGGAGCGCGCACTCGACAGCACCGAAATGGCGGGGATGCGCGCGATCGTCGAGCATGTGCTGAAGGGGCACGAGCCCTATCCCGCGCTGGCGGTCGACCGCCACTGGAACATGGTCGCGGCGAACGATGCAATCGCGATCCTGATCGAACAGGTCTCCCCCGCCCTGCTCGCGCCCCCGGTCAACGTCCTGCGCATTGCGCTGCACCCGGAGGGGCTGGCGCCGCAGATCGTCAACCATGGCGAATGGCGTGCGCATATCCTGCACCGGCTGGGTCTGCAGATCGAGGCGAGCGCCGATGCGGGCCTGATCGCGCTGCGCGCCGAACTGACGGGTTATACGGTCGAAGCGAACGACAATGGCGTTGCGCATGCCAATGGCATTGCGGTGCCGCTCATCCTCGACACGATTGCGGGGCGGATTTCGTTCGTATCGACGGTGACGATTTTCGGAACACCAGTCGATATTACGCTGTCGGAACTGGCGATCGAAGCCTTTTTCCCCGCCGATGCGGAAAGCGCGGCGTTGCTGCGGAAGCTCGCCGAGCGGTAG
- a CDS encoding universal stress protein gives MRTYLVVIDDSPEASLALRFAARRAARTGGGVIVLAIIPPQDFVAFGGVQATIEAEAREHAEELVSAASDAVVQEGVTPQGMVKSGKPAEVVSEVIRANDEIAALVLATAASGAPGPLVTFFTGQDAGSLPCPVMLVPGGIDIARLDALS, from the coding sequence ATGCGGACATATCTGGTGGTGATCGACGACAGCCCGGAGGCGTCGCTGGCGCTGCGCTTTGCGGCGCGGCGCGCGGCGCGGACGGGCGGCGGCGTTATCGTGCTGGCGATCATCCCGCCGCAGGATTTCGTCGCGTTCGGCGGCGTCCAGGCGACGATCGAGGCCGAAGCGCGCGAACATGCCGAGGAGCTGGTCTCGGCCGCTTCCGACGCGGTGGTTCAGGAAGGCGTCACGCCGCAGGGCATGGTCAAATCGGGCAAGCCCGCCGAGGTGGTGTCCGAGGTAATCCGCGCCAATGACGAGATTGCGGCGCTGGTGCTGGCGACGGCGGCAAGCGGCGCGCCCGGGCCGCTGGTGACCTTTTTCACCGGACAGGATGCGGGAAGCCTCCCCTGCCCGGTGATGCTGGTGCCGGGCGGGATCGATATCGCCCGGCTCGATGCGCTGAGTTAG